The following are encoded together in the Pectobacterium punjabense genome:
- the murB gene encoding UDP-N-acetylmuramate dehydrogenase, with the protein MAPSVISLKSHNSFSLPVSASSITIADTKDKLIEGWRIASESQEPVLLLGEGSNVLFLEDFLGTILLNRLKGIDIREESDGWYLHVGAGENWHQLVEYTLKCGITGLENLALIPGCVGSAPIQNIGAYGVELQHVCDYVELLDLKEDKTMRLTAEACQFGYRESIFKHQYRSGFAITAVGFFLKKEWNPILSYGDLAKLNPETVTPQHVFDSVCHMRRSKLPDPIVTGNAGSFFKNPIVTQQHAKAILREYPNAPQYLQADGNVKLAAGWLIDQCKLKGFQLGGAAVHERQALVLINKGDAVSSDIVELARYVRNQVDAKFSILLEPEVRFIAAYGEVNAVEVLS; encoded by the coding sequence ATGGCGCCAAGCGTTATTTCATTGAAGTCTCATAACTCTTTTTCATTACCTGTTTCTGCATCTTCAATTACGATTGCGGATACTAAGGATAAATTGATTGAAGGGTGGCGCATCGCCAGTGAATCTCAAGAACCAGTTTTATTACTAGGAGAAGGGAGTAATGTCCTTTTTCTGGAAGATTTTTTAGGCACAATTCTGTTAAATCGGCTCAAAGGTATCGATATTCGCGAAGAAAGTGATGGCTGGTACCTTCATGTCGGTGCTGGTGAAAATTGGCATCAATTGGTTGAATATACGCTTAAATGTGGCATTACTGGGTTAGAAAATTTAGCGTTAATTCCCGGATGTGTGGGGTCTGCACCGATACAGAATATTGGTGCGTATGGTGTCGAGTTACAACATGTCTGTGATTACGTTGAATTATTGGATCTAAAAGAAGATAAAACGATGCGTCTTACTGCTGAGGCATGCCAATTCGGTTACCGTGAAAGCATATTTAAGCATCAATATCGTTCTGGGTTTGCTATTACTGCAGTAGGGTTTTTTTTAAAGAAAGAGTGGAACCCAATACTGAGTTATGGTGATTTGGCCAAACTGAATCCTGAGACTGTCACGCCGCAGCATGTCTTTGATTCTGTATGCCATATGCGCCGAAGCAAACTCCCAGATCCAATAGTGACAGGTAATGCAGGTAGCTTCTTCAAAAATCCTATAGTTACACAGCAGCATGCTAAAGCTATTCTACGAGAGTATCCAAATGCACCTCAGTATTTACAAGCTGATGGCAATGTTAAATTGGCCGCTGGATGGTTAATCGACCAGTGCAAGCTTAAAGGGTTTCAACTTGGTGGCGCAGCTGTTCACGAGCGACAGGCATTAGTTCTCATCAATAAAGGCGATGCAGTAAGTTCAGACATTGTCGAATTAGCTCGTTATGTCCGTAATCAAGTTGATGCAAAGTTCTCTATACTGCTGGAACCTGAAGTCCGCTTTATTGCTGCGTATGGTGAGGTCAATGCTGTCGAGGTATTATCATGA
- the birA gene encoding bifunctional biotin--[acetyl-CoA-carboxylase] ligase/biotin operon repressor BirA yields MKDITVPLKLVKILSDGEFYSGEVLGEMMGMSRAAINKHIQTIRDWGIDVFTVTGKGYSLPAPMQLLDKEAILKHLPEGGVTVLPVVDSTNQYILERLGTLSSGDACLAEYQQSGRGRRGRQWFSPFGANLYLSLYWRLEQGPAAAVGVSLVIGIVMAEVLHKLGADGVRVKWPNDLYLKDRKLAGILVELTGKTGDAANLVIGAGINLQMREPTPDTINQGWINLQEAGIGINRNTLASTLISELRNSLAVFELEGLEPFISRWEKLDNYFNRSVRLIIGNREIHGVDRGIDRQGALLLESDGLITPYIGGEISLRGA; encoded by the coding sequence ATGAAAGATATTACGGTCCCCCTTAAATTAGTTAAGATTCTCTCTGATGGCGAATTTTATTCCGGTGAAGTTCTGGGTGAAATGATGGGGATGAGCAGAGCCGCTATTAATAAACATATTCAAACTATACGTGACTGGGGTATTGACGTTTTCACTGTAACGGGAAAAGGTTATTCTTTACCGGCACCAATGCAACTATTAGATAAAGAAGCCATCCTAAAACATCTACCAGAGGGTGGAGTGACGGTTTTACCTGTCGTTGATTCTACTAATCAGTACATTTTAGAACGATTAGGTACATTATCCTCCGGTGATGCATGCCTTGCTGAATACCAGCAATCTGGTCGTGGCCGTCGTGGTCGGCAATGGTTTTCACCCTTTGGTGCGAATTTATATTTGTCCTTATATTGGCGTCTGGAACAGGGGCCTGCTGCTGCGGTTGGAGTCAGTCTGGTAATCGGCATCGTCATGGCTGAAGTGCTACATAAGCTTGGCGCTGATGGTGTGCGGGTCAAATGGCCTAATGATTTATATCTAAAAGATCGAAAGTTAGCTGGTATTCTTGTTGAATTGACGGGGAAAACGGGTGATGCTGCTAACTTAGTAATTGGAGCTGGTATTAATTTACAAATGAGGGAGCCAACTCCAGATACGATTAATCAAGGTTGGATAAATTTACAAGAAGCTGGTATAGGCATTAATCGCAACACACTTGCTTCGACTCTTATTTCTGAATTAAGAAACTCTTTGGCTGTCTTTGAGCTCGAGGGCCTTGAACCATTTATTTCCAGATGGGAAAAATTGGATAATTATTTTAACCGCTCAGTTCGTTTGATTATCGGAAACCGTGAAATACATGGAGTAGATCGTGGAATAGATCGCCAGGGGGCGTTATTATTAGAAAGTGACGGTTTGATTACACCATATATTGGTGGTGAAATTTCTCTGCGCGGTGCATAA
- the coaA gene encoding type I pantothenate kinase codes for MSNREQSLATPYLQFNRSQWAALRDSVPLTLTEEEIIKLKGINEDLSLDEVAEIYLPLSRLLNFYISSNLRRQAVLEQFLGTDGQKIPYIIGIAGSVAVGKSTTARVLQALLSRWPEHRSVELITTDGFLHPNKVLKERDLMKKKGFPQSYDMHSLVKFVSDIKSGTHQVTAPTYSHLTYDIVPNNNKVLEQPDILILEGLNVLQSGMDYPHDPHRVFVSDFVDFSIYVDAPETLLQTWYINRFLKFRQGAFSNPNSYFHNYAKLTKEEAVGIASQLWKEINGLNLKENILPTRERASLIMTKSANHAIESVRLRK; via the coding sequence ATGAGCAATAGAGAGCAATCTTTGGCCACGCCATATCTACAATTTAACCGCAGCCAATGGGCCGCCTTGCGCGATTCTGTTCCGTTAACACTGACAGAAGAAGAGATCATTAAGCTAAAAGGGATAAATGAAGATCTTTCATTAGACGAAGTCGCAGAAATTTATCTGCCATTATCTCGCCTACTCAATTTTTATATCAGCTCTAACTTACGTCGTCAGGCTGTACTTGAGCAGTTCTTAGGGACTGATGGCCAAAAAATACCTTATATAATTGGCATTGCAGGTAGTGTTGCAGTAGGAAAAAGCACCACGGCCCGTGTCCTTCAAGCATTATTGAGCCGCTGGCCAGAGCATCGCAGTGTAGAGCTAATTACAACCGATGGATTTCTTCATCCAAATAAAGTGCTAAAAGAACGCGACTTGATGAAGAAAAAAGGATTTCCGCAATCATATGATATGCATAGCCTAGTGAAATTTGTTTCTGATATAAAATCAGGGACGCATCAAGTTACGGCACCAACATATTCTCATCTGACATATGATATTGTTCCTAATAATAATAAAGTGTTGGAACAACCTGATATTTTAATATTGGAAGGCTTAAACGTCTTACAAAGTGGAATGGATTATCCACATGATCCACATAGGGTTTTTGTTTCTGATTTTGTGGATTTTTCTATTTATGTCGATGCACCTGAAACACTGCTTCAAACATGGTATATAAATCGTTTCCTGAAATTCAGGCAAGGTGCATTCTCAAATCCAAATTCATATTTCCATAACTATGCGAAATTGACGAAAGAAGAGGCTGTTGGTATCGCATCTCAATTATGGAAAGAGATTAACGGACTTAATTTAAAAGAAAATATTCTACCCACTCGGGAAAGAGCTAGCCTTATTATGACTAAAAGTGCTAATCACGCCATTGAATCTGTTCGATTAAGAAAATAA
- the tuf gene encoding elongation factor Tu, which produces MSKEKFERTKPHVNVGTIGHVDHGKTTLTAAITTVLAKTYGGNARAFDQIDNAPEEKARGITINTSHVEYDTPSRHYAHVDCPGHADYVKNMITGAAQMDGAILVVAATDGPMPQTREHILLGRQVGVPFIIVFLNKCDMVDDEELLELVEMEVRELLSQYDFPGDDTPVVRGSALKALEGEAEWEAKIIELAEHLDSYIPEPERAIDKPFLLPIEDVFSISGRGTVVTGRVERGIVKVGEEVEIVGIKDTAKSTCTGVEMFRKLLDEGRAGENVGVLLRGIKREEIERGQVLAKPGSIKPHTQFESEVYILSKDEGGRHTPFFKGYRPQFYFRTTDVTGTIELPEGVEMVMPGDNIKMVVTLIHPIAMDDGLRFAIREGGRTVGAGVVAKVIA; this is translated from the coding sequence ATGTCTAAAGAAAAATTTGAACGTACAAAACCGCACGTTAACGTCGGTACTATCGGCCACGTTGACCATGGTAAAACAACGCTGACCGCTGCAATCACTACCGTTCTGGCTAAAACCTACGGTGGTAACGCGCGTGCATTCGACCAGATCGATAACGCGCCAGAAGAGAAAGCACGTGGTATCACCATCAACACGTCTCACGTTGAATACGATACCCCGTCTCGCCACTATGCGCACGTTGACTGCCCAGGACACGCCGACTATGTGAAAAACATGATCACCGGTGCTGCCCAGATGGATGGCGCGATCCTGGTTGTTGCTGCGACTGACGGCCCAATGCCTCAGACTCGTGAGCACATCCTGCTGGGTCGTCAGGTTGGCGTTCCTTTCATCATCGTGTTCCTGAACAAATGTGACATGGTTGATGACGAAGAGCTGCTGGAACTGGTTGAGATGGAAGTGCGTGAGCTGCTGTCTCAGTACGACTTCCCAGGCGACGATACCCCAGTGGTTCGTGGTTCTGCTCTGAAAGCGCTGGAAGGCGAAGCTGAGTGGGAAGCAAAAATCATCGAACTGGCAGAGCACCTGGATTCTTACATCCCAGAACCAGAGCGTGCAATTGACAAGCCGTTCCTGCTGCCAATCGAAGACGTATTCTCCATCTCCGGTCGTGGTACTGTTGTTACCGGTCGTGTAGAGCGCGGTATCGTTAAAGTCGGTGAAGAAGTTGAAATCGTTGGTATCAAAGATACGGCGAAATCTACCTGTACTGGCGTAGAAATGTTCCGCAAACTGCTGGACGAAGGTCGTGCAGGCGAGAACGTTGGTGTTCTGCTGCGTGGTATCAAGCGTGAAGAAATCGAGCGTGGTCAGGTACTGGCTAAGCCGGGTTCAATCAAGCCGCACACTCAGTTCGAATCTGAAGTGTATATCCTGAGCAAAGATGAAGGCGGCCGTCATACTCCGTTCTTCAAAGGCTACCGTCCTCAGTTCTACTTCCGTACAACTGACGTAACGGGCACCATCGAACTGCCAGAAGGCGTAGAGATGGTAATGCCGGGCGACAACATCAAAATGGTTGTTACCCTGATCCACCCAATCGCGATGGACGACGGTTTGCGTTTCGCCATCCGTGAAGGCGGCCGTACAGTAGGCGCGGGCGTTGTTGCTAAAGTTATCGCTTAA
- the secE gene encoding preprotein translocase subunit SecE → MSANTEAQDSGRGLEVIKWLVVGALLVVAIVGNYYYREFSLPLRALAVVILIAAAGGVALLTTKGKATVAFAREARTEVRKVIWPTRQETLHTTLIVAAVTAVMSLILWGLDGILVRLVSFITGLRF, encoded by the coding sequence ATGAGTGCGAATACCGAAGCTCAGGATAGTGGGCGTGGCCTGGAAGTGATTAAGTGGCTAGTAGTAGGTGCCTTACTGGTTGTTGCGATTGTTGGCAATTATTATTACCGCGAATTTAGTCTTCCTCTGCGTGCATTGGCTGTTGTTATCCTGATCGCCGCTGCCGGTGGTGTGGCACTGCTGACCACGAAAGGCAAAGCAACCGTAGCGTTTGCTCGCGAAGCGCGTACCGAAGTGCGCAAAGTAATTTGGCCGACTCGTCAGGAAACGTTACACACCACGTTAATCGTTGCCGCGGTGACTGCCGTGATGTCACTGATTTTGTGGGGGCTGGATGGTATTCTGGTCCGTCTGGTATCGTTTATCACTGGCCTGAGGTTCTAA
- the nusG gene encoding transcription termination/antitermination protein NusG, which translates to MSEAPKKRWYVVQAFSGFEGRVAQSLREHIKLHNMEELFGEVMVPTEEVVEIRGGQRRKSERKFFPGYVLVQMVMEDASWHLVRSVPRVMGFIGGTSDRPAPISDKEVDAIMNRLQQVGDKPRPKTLFEPGEMVRVNDGPFADFNGVVEEVDYEKSRLKVSVSIFGRATPVELDFAQVEKG; encoded by the coding sequence ATGTCTGAAGCTCCAAAAAAACGTTGGTACGTCGTTCAGGCGTTTTCTGGTTTTGAAGGTCGCGTAGCACAATCCCTGCGTGAGCATATCAAACTCCATAATATGGAAGAGCTGTTTGGCGAAGTCATGGTTCCTACTGAGGAAGTCGTTGAGATCCGTGGTGGCCAGCGTCGCAAGAGCGAACGCAAGTTTTTCCCTGGTTATGTTTTAGTACAGATGGTGATGGAAGATGCTAGTTGGCATCTTGTACGCAGCGTACCTCGTGTTATGGGGTTCATTGGCGGCACATCTGACCGTCCTGCCCCAATCAGTGATAAAGAAGTGGATGCGATTATGAATCGTCTCCAGCAGGTTGGCGACAAGCCTCGTCCGAAAACGCTGTTTGAACCGGGTGAAATGGTTCGTGTTAACGATGGTCCATTTGCCGACTTTAACGGTGTTGTTGAAGAAGTAGACTATGAGAAGAGCCGCCTGAAGGTGTCTGTTTCTATATTTGGTCGTGCGACACCTGTTGAACTAGACTTTGCTCAGGTCGAAAAAGGCTAA
- the rplK gene encoding 50S ribosomal protein L11, with protein MAKKVQAYVKLQVAAGMANPSPPVGPALGQQGVNIMEFCKAFNAKTESLEKGLPTPVVITVYSDRSFTFVTKTPPAAVLLKKAAGIKSGSGKPNKDKVGKVTSAQVREIAETKAADMTGSDVDAMARSIAGTARSMGLVVED; from the coding sequence ATGGCCAAGAAAGTACAAGCCTACGTCAAGCTGCAAGTTGCAGCTGGTATGGCTAACCCGAGCCCACCAGTAGGTCCGGCTCTGGGTCAGCAAGGTGTTAACATCATGGAATTCTGTAAGGCGTTCAATGCTAAAACTGAAAGCCTTGAGAAGGGTCTGCCGACTCCGGTTGTTATTACCGTTTATTCTGACCGTTCTTTCACCTTCGTTACCAAAACGCCTCCAGCAGCTGTTCTGCTGAAGAAAGCGGCTGGTATCAAGTCTGGTTCCGGCAAGCCGAACAAAGACAAAGTAGGTAAAGTAACGAGCGCTCAGGTTCGTGAAATCGCAGAAACTAAAGCTGCGGACATGACTGGTTCTGATGTAGACGCCATGGCGCGTTCTATCGCAGGTACTGCTCGTTCCATGGGCCTGGTAGTGGAGGATTAA
- the rplA gene encoding 50S ribosomal protein L1: MAKLTKRMRVIRDKVDVTKQYDINEAVALLKELATAKFVESVDVAVNLGIDARKSDQNVRGATVLPHGTGRSVRVAVFTQGANAEAAKAAGAEFVGMEDLADQIKKGEMGFDVVIASPDAMRVVGQLGQVLGPRGLMPNPKVGTVTPNVAEAVNNAKAGQVRYRNDKNGIIHTTIGKVDFDSNKLKENLESLLIALKKAKPSQAKGVYIKKVSLSTTMGAGVAIDQSGLNAAAN; encoded by the coding sequence ATGGCTAAGCTGACCAAGCGCATGCGCGTGATCCGTGACAAAGTTGATGTAACTAAACAGTATGACATCAACGAAGCTGTTGCTCTGCTCAAAGAGCTGGCCACTGCTAAGTTCGTAGAAAGTGTAGACGTTGCTGTTAACCTCGGCATCGATGCACGTAAATCTGACCAAAACGTTCGTGGTGCAACCGTTCTGCCTCATGGTACTGGTCGTTCTGTTCGTGTTGCTGTCTTCACCCAAGGTGCAAACGCTGAAGCGGCTAAAGCTGCTGGCGCTGAGTTCGTGGGTATGGAAGATCTGGCTGATCAGATCAAAAAAGGCGAAATGGGCTTTGACGTTGTTATTGCTTCTCCAGATGCAATGCGCGTTGTTGGTCAATTGGGTCAGGTTCTGGGTCCACGTGGCCTGATGCCAAACCCGAAAGTGGGTACTGTAACCCCTAACGTTGCTGAAGCAGTTAATAATGCTAAAGCGGGTCAGGTTCGTTACCGTAACGACAAGAACGGCATCATCCATACCACTATCGGTAAGGTTGATTTCGATTCTAACAAACTGAAAGAAAACCTGGAATCTCTGCTGATTGCGCTGAAAAAAGCAAAACCATCTCAGGCGAAAGGCGTGTACATCAAGAAAGTTAGCTTGTCTACCACTATGGGCGCTGGCGTTGCCATCGACCAGAGCGGTTTGAACGCTGCTGCTAACTAA
- the rplJ gene encoding 50S ribosomal protein L10, with the protein MALNLQDKQAIVAEVSEVAKGALSAVVADSRGVTVDKMTELRKAGREAGVYMRVVRNTLLRRVVEGTQFECLKDTFVGPTLIAYSLEHPGAAARLFKEFAKANAKFEVKAAAFEGELIPAAQIDRLATLPTYEEALARLMSTMKEAAAGKLVRTLAAVRDAKEAA; encoded by the coding sequence ATGGCATTAAATCTTCAAGACAAACAAGCAATTGTTGCTGAAGTCAGCGAAGTAGCCAAAGGTGCGCTGTCTGCGGTTGTTGCGGATTCTCGTGGCGTTACCGTTGATAAAATGACCGAACTGCGTAAAGCAGGTCGTGAAGCTGGCGTTTACATGCGTGTTGTTCGTAACACCCTGCTGCGCCGCGTCGTTGAAGGCACTCAATTTGAATGCCTGAAAGACACGTTTGTTGGTCCGACCTTGATTGCATATTCTTTGGAACACCCGGGCGCTGCTGCTCGTCTGTTCAAAGAGTTCGCGAAAGCAAATGCAAAATTTGAGGTCAAAGCTGCAGCCTTTGAAGGTGAGCTGATCCCGGCGGCTCAAATTGACCGTCTGGCAACGCTGCCGACTTACGAAGAAGCACTGGCACGTCTGATGTCGACCATGAAAGAAGCCGCTGCCGGCAAATTGGTCCGCACTCTGGCTGCTGTTCGCGATGCAAAAGAAGCTGCGTAA
- the rplL gene encoding 50S ribosomal protein L7/L12, whose amino-acid sequence MSITKDQILEAVAAMSVMDVVELVSAMEEKFGVSAAAAVAVAAGPAEVAEEKTEFDVVLKAIGANKVAVIKAVRGATGLGLKEAKDLVESAPAVLKEGVSKDDAEALKKSLEEAGAEVEVK is encoded by the coding sequence ATGTCTATCACTAAAGATCAAATTCTGGAAGCAGTAGCAGCTATGTCTGTAATGGATGTTGTTGAGCTGGTTTCTGCTATGGAAGAAAAATTCGGTGTTTCTGCTGCTGCTGCTGTAGCTGTTGCTGCTGGCCCAGCTGAAGTTGCTGAAGAAAAAACTGAGTTCGACGTTGTGCTGAAAGCTATCGGCGCTAACAAAGTTGCTGTAATCAAAGCTGTTCGCGGCGCAACTGGTCTGGGCCTGAAAGAAGCCAAAGATCTGGTTGAATCTGCTCCAGCAGTTCTGAAAGAAGGCGTGAGCAAAGATGACGCTGAAGCACTGAAGAAATCACTGGAAGAAGCTGGCGCAGAAGTTGAAGTTAAATAA